The uncultured Fretibacterium sp. DNA window ACAGGACGACGAAGAATATCCGGGAGACGAAGGCCTTCACGGTCAGCATCGCCGACCTGGATCACATGGCCGAGGCCGATTTCTTCGGCATCGCTACGGGCAACGAGATGGAGGATAAATTTGAACGCACCGGGTTCCACCAGGTCAGGAGCGCTCACGTCAACGCCCCCATCATCGAGGAGTTCCCCGTGGCGATGGAGTGCGAGCTGCTGGAGATCGTGGACACCGAGAACCTTCACTGCGTCATCGGGA harbors:
- a CDS encoding flavin reductase; amino-acid sequence: MRKSLGVQPALFPMPVLMVAAYDGNGKTNVMNAAWGQISAMDKVALFIDEEHRTTKNIRETKAFTVSIADLDHMAEADFFGIATGNEMEDKFERTGFHQVRSAHVNAPIIEEFPVAMECELLEIVDTENLHCVIG